A section of the Rhipicephalus sanguineus isolate Rsan-2018 chromosome 11, BIME_Rsan_1.4, whole genome shotgun sequence genome encodes:
- the LOC119373330 gene encoding solute carrier family 52, riboflavin transporter, member 3-A yields MAGWWFFTSERRPLVDLLCMLYGLSSWLAITGLWMELPLLVHALPEGWALSASLSLAIQLGNVGPLLYGLGRYFWTRVCTGPRALSVANHVQLCIGLAACVVLVCGWKVTAFVLGRETSLVLLIAAFALSIVDCTSSVVYLPFVGRFREVYMTSYLVGEGLGGVVPSLAALAQGLDEPECVNETATYRNEGVNDSADSQERVVTVLRVGATNFEPEVFFDVLLLLVVLSYVAFVLLDNFKSFETEWQEEFRQQVTRHRHVISATREAVHLNALPVGKENEWETWRQYPEAPLTQNDAKVFFKHSSSTQRYYIVLLAIQTWASLLTFGFLPAIQSYSCLPYGPRALHLSVTLCGVAYPVACALAMFVALRRLRHIWAQTLLGTLGASYITLTAATSPNSPFVDTDAGAFLVVFCWVCTFLLLSYAKTMVTLILTGHGENALFWVGACTQLGALVGSLVPYVLVNLGVFVERDHCALYN; encoded by the exons ATGGCAGGGTGGTGGTTTTTCACGAGCGAACGACGCCCGCTCGTCGACTTACTGTGTATGCTGTACGGCCTAAGCTCCTGGCTCGCCATCACCGGACTGTGGATGGAACTGCCGCTCCTGGTACACGCCTTGCCTGAAGGTTGGGCTCTGTCCGCCTCGCTCAGCCTGGCCATTCAGCTGGGAAACGTGGGGCCTCTTCTCTACGGCCTCGGCCGATACTTCTGGACGCGCGTGTGCACAGGGCCGCGGGCACTGAGCGTGGCGAATCACGTGCAGCTATGCATTGGACTCGCCGCCTGCGTAGTGCTGGTCTGTGGTTGGAAAGTAACTGCTTTTGTGCTGGGCCGAGAGACTAGCCTCGTACTCCTGATCGCGGCGTTCGCGCTGTCCATCGTGGATTGTACTTCGTCAGTGGTGTATCTGCCCTTTGTTGGTCGTTTCCGAGAGGTGTACATGACCTCATACCTGGTGGGAGAGGGCCTCGGAGGCGTCGTGCCCAGCCTTGCGGCATTGGCTCAGGGACTGGATGAACCGGAATGCGTGAACGAAACCGCGACGTACAGGAATGAAGGTGTGAACGACTCTGCTGACTCGCAAGAGCGCGTAGTTACGGTGCTCCGTGTAGGGGCCACGAACTTCGAGCCCGAGGTTTTCTTTGATGTGCTGTTGCTGTTGGTGGTGCTCAGTTACGTGGCCTTCGTTTTGCTTGATAACTTCAAGTCGTTTGAAACTGAATGG CAGGAAGAATTCCGGCAGCAGGTAACACGTCACCGTCACGTGATTTCCGCGACACGAGAAGCGGTGCACCTTAACGCTCTGCCAGTCGGTAAGGAAAATGAGTGGGAAACGTGGAGGCAATACCCGGAAGCACCACTTACCCAGAACGATGCCAAAGTATTCTTCAAACACAGCAGCTCGACGCAACGCTACTACATTGTACTGCTCGCGATACAGACATGGGCCAGCCTGCTGACCTTCGGTTTCTTGCCGGCCATACAG TCGTATTCCTGCCTACCGTACGGACCCCGTGCCCTGCATCTGTCAGTGACCCTGTGTGGCGTCGCCTACCCTGTGGCCTGCGCACTCGCCATGTTTGTGGCACTGCGCCGGCTGAGGCATATATGGGCGCAGACGCTGCTAGGTACGCTGGGTGCCAGCTACATCACACTGACTGCAGCCACCAGCCCCAACTCGCCGTTTGTGGACACCGATGCTGGCGCATTCCTGGTG GTTTTCTGCTGGGTATGCACCTTTCTGCTGCTCAGCTACGCCAAGACCATGGTCACGCTTATCCTCACCGGCCACGGCGAGAACGCGCTCTTCTGGGTAGGCGCCTGCACCCAGCTGGGCGCGCTGGTCGGAAGTCTGGTGCCGTACGTTCTTGTCAACCTGGGAGTATTCGTCGAGCGAGATCACTGCGCCCTGTACAACTAA